A genomic segment from Capra hircus breed San Clemente chromosome 7, ASM170441v1, whole genome shotgun sequence encodes:
- the LOC102179186 gene encoding olfactory receptor 7G1-like: MEQRNKTRASDFLLMEVTEDPELRSFLFSLFLSMYLITVLGNLLIILAVSSDSHLHTPMYFFLSNLSVNDICLSTTTIPKMLVNIQTQNQSITYTGCLTQICFVLVFASLESSLLAVMAYDRYVAICHPLRYTVIMSPRLCGLVILLPLFIIIMDALLHTLMVLQLTFCTDLEFPLFFCEVVQVIKLACSDTLINNILIYLATSIFGGVPVCGIIFSYSQIVSSVLRMPSASGKYKAFSTCGSHLSVVSLFYGTGFGVYISSALTNSSRNTAVLSMMYTVVPQMMNPFIYSLRNRDMKGALRKLIVRTPSFL, from the coding sequence ATGGAACAGAGGAATAAAACACGTGCTTCCGATTTTCTTCTCATGGAAGTGACAGAGGATCCAGAGCTGCGGTCCTTCCTTTTCAGCCTCTTCTTGTCCATGTATCTGATCACAGTCCTGGGAAATCTGCTCATCATCCTAGCCGTCAGCTCTgactcccacctccacacccccatgtacttctttctcTCCAATCTGTCTGTTAACGACATCTGTTTAAGCACTACCACAATCCCAAAGATGCTAGTGAACATCCAAACACAGAATCAGAGCATCACTTACACAGGCTGCCTCACACAGATCTGCTTTGTCCTGGTGTTTGCTAGTTTGGAAAGTTCTCTCCTTGCAGTAATGGCCTATGACCGGTATGTGGCCATTTGTCACCCACTGAGGTATACTGTCATCATGAGTCCCCGCCTCTGTGGGCTGGTGATATTACTCCccctgtttattattattatggatgCCCTGCTCCACACTCTGATGGTGTTACAGCTGACCTTCTGCACAGACCTGGAATTCCCCCTCTTCTTCTGTGAAGTTGTTCAGGTCATCAAGCTTGCATGTTCTGATACCCTCATTAACAATATCCTGATATATTTGGCAACTAGCATATTTGGGGGTGTTCCTGTGTGTGGAATCATTTTCTCTTATAGTCAGATAGTGTCCTCTGTCTTGAGGATGCCATCAGCAAGTGGAAAGTATAAAGCTTTTTCCACCTGTGGCTCTCacctctcagttgtgtccttgtTCTATGGGACAGGTTTTGGGGTGTACATTAGTTCTGCTCTTACTAACTCATCCAGAAACACTGCCGTGCTTTCAATGATGTACACTGTTGTTCCTCAGATGATGAACCCCTTCATTTATAGCCTGAGGAACAGGGACATGAAAGGAGCCTTGAGGAAACTCATCGTTAGGACTCCTTCTTTCCTGTGA
- the LOC102179468 gene encoding olfactory receptor 7G2-like — protein MELRNKKGVSGFLLMEVTEDPKLQSLVFSLFLSMYLVTVLGNLLIILAINYDPHLHTHMYFFLSKLSFTDICLSTTTIPKMLMNIHTQNQSIAYAGCLMQVRFVLMLASLDSCILSAMAYDLYVAVCHPLGYTVIVYSRLCCLLILLSLFTLIVDALLHSRMLLQLSFCTDLEIPLLFGEVVQVIKLSCSDTLINNILIYFASSMLGGIPVCGIIFSYIQIVSSVLRIASASGKYKVFSTCGSHLSIVSLFYWTAFGVYISSAFTNSPRNSVVVSMRYTVVPQMMNPFIYSLKNRNVKGALKKLVSI, from the coding sequence ATGGAGCTCAGAAACAAAAAGGGTGTTTCAGGATTTCTTCTCATGGAAGTGACAGAGGATCCAAAACTGCAGTCTCTTGTCTTCAGCCTGTTCCTGTCCATGTACCTGGTCACTGTGCTGGGAAACCTGCTCATCATCCTGGCCATCAACTATgacccccacctccacacccacatgtacttcttcctctccaaacTATCCTTTACTGACATCTGTTTAAGCACAACCACAATCCCAAAGATGCTGATGAACATCCACACACAGAACCAAAGCATTGCTTATGCAGGCTGCCTCATGCAGGTCCGCTTTGTCCTGATGTTGGCAAGTTTGGATAGTTGTATTCTTTCAGCAATGGCCTACGATCTCTATGTGGCCGTTTGTCATCCACTGGGGTACACTGTCATCGTGTACTCTCGTCTCTGTTGCTTGTTGattcttctttctctgtttaCTCTCATTGTGGATGCCCTGCTCCACAGTCGGATGCTCTTGCAGCTGTCCTTCTGTACAGATCTTGAAATCCCCCTCTTATTCGGTGAAGTTGTTCAGGTCATCAAGCTTTCATGCTCTGATACCCTCATCAACAATATCCTGATATATTTTGCATCTAGCATGTTAGGTGGTATTCCTGTGTGTGGAATCATTTTCTCTTATATTCAGATAGTGTCCTCTGTGTTGAGAATAGCATCAGCAAGTGGAAAGTATAAAGTTTTTTCCACCTGTGGGTCTCACCTCTCAATTGTGTCCTTGTTTTATTGGACAGCTTTTGGTGTGTACATTAGCTCTGCTTTTACTAATTCTCCCAGAAACAGTGTGGTGGTTTCAATGAGGTACACTGTGGTCCCTCAAATGATGAACCCCTTCATCTATAGCCTGAAAAACAGGAATGTGAAAGGTGCCTTGAAGAAACTTGTCAGTATCTAG
- the LOC102177791 gene encoding olfactory receptor 7G1-like has translation MEPRNQTAVSEFLLMRLTENENLKTILFNLFLSMYLVTVLGNLLIILAVISDSHLHTPMYFFLFHLSFTDIGLSTTMIPKILVNMQAHSPSITYTGCLTQICFVLILVCWESFLLGAMAYDRYVAICHPLRYTVIMNPHLRVMLTPLSLFISIGNALLHTLMVLPLSFCKELEISLFFCEVVQVIKLACSDTLFNNTLFYFAISRLGGIPVFGIIFSYTQIVSSILRKSSAGGKYKTFSTCGSHLSVVSLFYGTGFGMYLCSAVPDFSRKTAVASLMYTVVTPMMNPFIYSLRNRDMKGAFRKLFSRVPSIL, from the coding sequence ATGGAACCCAGAAACCAAACAGCTGTTTCTGAATTTCTTCTCATGAGACTGACAGAGAATGAAAACCTGAAGACCATCTTATTCAACCTGTTCCTGTCCATGTACCTGGTCACTGTCCTGGGAAATCTGCTCATCATCCTGGCTGTCATCTCTgactcccacctccacacccccatgtacttctttctcTTCCATCTGTCCTTTACAGACATTGGTTTAAGCACAACCATGATCCCAAAGATCCTGGTGAACATGCAAGCACATAGTCCAAGCATCACTTACACGGGTTGCCTCACTCAGATCTGCTTTGTCCTGATTTTGGTTTGTTGGGAAAGTTTCCTCCTTGGAgcaatggcctatgaccgctatgtggctATTTGTCACCCACTGAGGTACACAGTCATCATGAACCCCCACCTCCGTGTTATGCTGACTCCACTCTCCTTGTTCATTAGCATTGGCAATGCCCTGCTCCACACTCTGATGGTGCTGCCACTATCCTTCTGCAAGGAGCTGGAAATCTCCCTCTTCTTCTGTGAAGTTGTTCAGGTCATCAAGCTTGCCTGCTCTGATACTCTCTTTAATaatactcttttttattttgctattagCCGATTAGGTGGCATTCCTGTTTTTGGAATCATTTTCTCTTATACTCAAATAGTCTCCTCTATTTTGAGAAAGTCATCAGCAGGTGGAAAGTATAAAACCTTTTCTACCTGTGGCTCTCacctctcagttgtgtccttaTTCTATGGGACAGGTTTTGGAATGTACCTTTGTTCTGCAGTTCCTGACTTTTCCAGGAAGACTGCAGTGGCTTCATTGATGTACACCGTGGTCACTCCCATGATGAACCCCTtcatctacagcctgaggaacaGAGACATGAAGGGAGCTTTCAGGAAACTCTTCAGTAGAGTGCCTTCTATCCTATGA